GCATTCCACCGCCGATGCCGATGCGATGCACGTGCGCATGGCGGATGAGTCGGTTTGCATCGGCCCGCCCGCCGGCAACCAAAGCTATCTGTCGATCCCGGCGATCATCTCGGCCTGTGAAATCACCGGCGCCCAGGCGATTCACCCCGGGTATGGCTTCCTGTCGGAAAACGCCAATTTCGTGCAGATCGTCGAGGATCACGGGCTGACCTTCATTGGCCCCTCGGCGGCGCATATCCGCATCATGGGCGACAAGATCACCGCCAAGGAAACCGCCAAGGAACTGGGCATCCCCGTGGTGCCGGGCTCTGAGGGCGGCGTGCCGGATCTGGCCACGGCCAAAGCCGCTGCGGCCGACATGGGCTATCCCGTGATCATCAAGGCCACCGCTGGTGGCGGTGGACGCGGCATGAAGGTGGCCAAGGACGAAGCCGAGCTGGAAATGGCCTTTTCCACCGCCCGCTCCGAAGCCAAGGCAGCCTTTGGCAATGACGAAGTCTATATGGAGAAATACCTCCAGAAGCCGCGTCATATCGAGGTTCAGGTCTTTGGCGACGGCAAGGGCACCGGTCTGCATCTTGCCGAGCGTGACTGCTCGCTGCAGCGACGCCACCAGAAGGTTTTCGAAGAGGCCCCCGGCCCCTCGATCAGCCCGGAAGAACGCGCCCGTATTGGCAAGATCTGCGCCGATGCCATCGGCAAGATGGGCTATTCCGGCGCTGGTACGGTCGAATTCCTTTACGAGGACGGCGAGTTCTATTTCATCGAGATGAACACCCGCCTGCAGGTGGAACACCCGGTGACCGAAGGTATTTTCGGTGTCGATCTGGTACGCGAACAGATCCGCGTTGCCTCGGGTCAGCCGTTGTCCTTTGGTCAGGACGATCTGCAGATCAATGGCCATGCCATCGAAGTGCGGATCAACGCTGAGAAACTGCCGAACTTCACCCCCTGTCCCGGCAAGATCACCGCGTTCCACGCGCCCGGCGGTCTGGGTGTACGGATGGATTCGGCGCTCTATGACGGCTATTCGATCCCGCCCTATTACGACAGCCTGATCGGGAAACTGATCGTGCACGGCCGCGACCGGCCCGAGGCGCTGGCGCGTCTCAGCCGCGCGCTGGGTGAGTTGATCGTCGATGGCATCGACACCACCGTTCCGCTGTTCCACGCCCTGCTGCAGGAGCGTGACGTGCTGGCCGGGGATTATGACATCCACTGGCTTGAGCACTGGCTGGAAGAAAACCTGCCCGCCTAAGGGCCGGGCTGCAAATGATCGCGACGGGGCGCGTCCATGCCCGCCCTGTCGCCTGAGGGCCTGCCAATAAGGCAAAGGCCACCAAGACGACCGAAGCCACCAAAGCCCCCGGGGGCACCCGCATGAGCCTTACGCCCGAACTCTTGCTGCATGCCTATTCCGTTGGCGTCTTCCCCATGTCAGAACACCGCGACGACCCGGAGATCTTCTGGGTTGATCCGAAACGGCGCGGCATCCTGCCTCTGGATGGGTTTCACATCTCCCGCTCCCTCGCGAAACGCATCCGCAACGGCGGCTTTTCGATCACCATCAACCGCGATTTCGCTGGTGTGGTCGCCGGCTGCGCCGACCGCCCGGATACCTGGATCAATGGCGAGATTTTCGACCGTTATATGGACCTGCACCGGATCGGCCATGCGCATTCGCTTGAGGTACGGCATGGCGATGAACTGGTTGGAGGCGTCTATGGGGTCTCGCTCGGCGCGGCGTTCTTTGGCGAAAGCATGTTCTCGCGCCAACGGGATGCATCAAAGGTGGCGCTGGCCTATCTGGTGGACCGGTTGCGGCAGGGCGGATTTGTTCTGTGCGACACTCAGTTCCTGACCGATCATCTGGCCTCGCTCGGCGCGATCGAGATCAGCCGTGCGGCCTATCGGCGGCAATTACGCGACGCCATGGAAGGGAGTGGCGATTTCACCCGCCCGCAGATACCGACGCCTCACTCGCTTTTGCAGCGGATGACCCAGACGTCATAGCGATTGTGATCCAGCGCGTTCAGCGCCGGGCTTGAGGCGATCATCCAGCCTTCAAAGAAGACTTCGCCATTGGCTGGGCTGCGCACGGTGAGGAAGGCATAGGCATCGCCGGTCGGGTTGTCAGCAGGATAACGGCATTCGCCCAAAGTCACGATCAGGCCCAGGATTTCTGCGCTGCCACCGACGGGGATCTCGGCATCCACCGTGCGCCCGTTGACCTTATCAAGGCCGCGCAAAACGGCAGCAGAGCCCGATGCGGCCTGTTCTTGTGCCGCCTGATCCTGTTCTGACAGCTCCTGCGTAATCACCGCCTGCGCCGCGGCATCCATCGCGGTCAGGCCGAACCCGGCACAAACAGCGCAGCCCCAAAGCAGCGCCGATCTGACAGTCCGCAGCCGGGCCGCGAGGTGCGTCACTGGTCTTCTCCACCACTTCCGGAAACGAATTTCACCAGAAGCGAAATCAGGCTGACCGCGCCCTGGGTGTCGAGGATCTCTTCCCCGGCCTCCAGGTTCAGCGGCGAACCACCGGGCATGATCTCGACGAAGTTACCGCCCAGCAACCCTTCGGAGGAGATCACTGCAGAGCTGTCGTCGGGAATCACGATGCCATTGTCCACGGTAAAACTGGTATCGGCGCGGAAGGTCTGCGGGTTCAGCTCGACCCCGGTGACGGTGCCGATCTTGACCCCGGCCAGCCGTACGTCAGTGCCGACAGTGACCCCTTCGAGAGAGCGGAAAGAGGCGCTGAGCGGATAGCCCGCCCCGCCGCGCGACAGGCCCGCAGCCTGTCCAGCGTAGACGGCAAAGGCAAGCGCCGCCGCAACGACAACGCCACCGGCCAGAACCTCTGTGGTATTATGGGACATATCGCCTGCCTAAATCGTTATTTGTCGTCAGCTGACACCGCAAAGATGTCAGGGGTTACTCGGGAACCCAGGCCTCGTAATCGCTGCGTCGCTCAGGCTCACCGCCCCGGCGGATTGATCCGGCCGGAGCATAGGCCAGCGCGGTGCCGGTCAGGTTTTCCTGATGCGGTTTTTCCCAGGTCTTATGCGCCAGCGGCTTGTCGCTCGGCACCTCGTCAAAGGTCCGGTGCAGCCAGCCATGCCAGTCGGGGCTGACGCGCGAAGCTTCGGCCTCACCGTTGAACATGACCCAGCGGCGGCTGTCATCGGCATTGCGGTAGAACACATTGCCCGCGTCATCCTCGCCCACTTTGATGCCTTTGCGGCGGGTGTAGATAGCGGTGTTGAGCGTGGAGCCGTTCCACCAGGTCACAGCGCGCAGAAGAGAGTTCAGGATTCCCATGGGTGCCTCCGAAAATGTTGCCCCTGATATGGCGTACTTTCGGCGCGAGGTCCAGTGGGTTGCCACCCTGTGGCTAACAGCATGGCAGGAATTGGCACGATCCCAGGCTTACTGGGGCAGAAGGGCCGTAACTTCGATTTCAATCCGGTACTTTGGATCGATCAGCCCGCATTCGATCATGGTTGCAGCGGGGGGATTATCCCCAAAGGTTTCAGCCAGCATCTGCCAGCAGGCGTCGAATTCAGCCCGGTCCGGCAGGTAATAGTTCACCCGCACCACATCGGCAAAGGAAGCGCCCGCCTCAGCCAGTGCCTTTGCAATGATATCCAGCGCCGAGCGGCACTGGGAGACAACATCCTCCC
This genomic stretch from Phaeobacter gallaeciensis harbors:
- the aat gene encoding leucyl/phenylalanyl-tRNA--protein transferase codes for the protein MSLTPELLLHAYSVGVFPMSEHRDDPEIFWVDPKRRGILPLDGFHISRSLAKRIRNGGFSITINRDFAGVVAGCADRPDTWINGEIFDRYMDLHRIGHAHSLEVRHGDELVGGVYGVSLGAAFFGESMFSRQRDASKVALAYLVDRLRQGGFVLCDTQFLTDHLASLGAIEISRAAYRRQLRDAMEGSGDFTRPQIPTPHSLLQRMTQTS
- a CDS encoding RidA family protein: MTIKRISSGGEFEKKVGYCRAVVAGGFVHVAGTVGQGEDVVSQCRSALDIIAKALAEAGASFADVVRVNYYLPDRAEFDACWQMLAETFGDNPPAATMIECGLIDPKYRIEIEVTALLPQ
- the mlaD gene encoding outer membrane lipid asymmetry maintenance protein MlaD; translated protein: MSHNTTEVLAGGVVVAAALAFAVYAGQAAGLSRGGAGYPLSASFRSLEGVTVGTDVRLAGVKIGTVTGVELNPQTFRADTSFTVDNGIVIPDDSSAVISSEGLLGGNFVEIMPGGSPLNLEAGEEILDTQGAVSLISLLVKFVSGSGGEDQ
- a CDS encoding NADH:ubiquinone oxidoreductase subunit NDUFA12, translating into MGILNSLLRAVTWWNGSTLNTAIYTRRKGIKVGEDDAGNVFYRNADDSRRWVMFNGEAEASRVSPDWHGWLHRTFDEVPSDKPLAHKTWEKPHQENLTGTALAYAPAGSIRRGGEPERRSDYEAWVPE
- the accC gene encoding acetyl-CoA carboxylase biotin carboxylase subunit, encoding MFDKILIANRGEIALRVIRACREMGIQSVAVHSTADADAMHVRMADESVCIGPPAGNQSYLSIPAIISACEITGAQAIHPGYGFLSENANFVQIVEDHGLTFIGPSAAHIRIMGDKITAKETAKELGIPVVPGSEGGVPDLATAKAAAADMGYPVIIKATAGGGGRGMKVAKDEAELEMAFSTARSEAKAAFGNDEVYMEKYLQKPRHIEVQVFGDGKGTGLHLAERDCSLQRRHQKVFEEAPGPSISPEERARIGKICADAIGKMGYSGAGTVEFLYEDGEFYFIEMNTRLQVEHPVTEGIFGVDLVREQIRVASGQPLSFGQDDLQINGHAIEVRINAEKLPNFTPCPGKITAFHAPGGLGVRMDSALYDGYSIPPYYDSLIGKLIVHGRDRPEALARLSRALGELIVDGIDTTVPLFHALLQERDVLAGDYDIHWLEHWLEENLPA
- a CDS encoding DUF2155 domain-containing protein, whose product is MDAAAQAVITQELSEQDQAAQEQAASGSAAVLRGLDKVNGRTVDAEIPVGGSAEILGLIVTLGECRYPADNPTGDAYAFLTVRSPANGEVFFEGWMIASSPALNALDHNRYDVWVIRCKSE